CCCATACTATGGCCAATGATATCAATACTGGTAATTCTTGGGTTACGTTGTACCAAATCTTCTAATAAATTTGAAAAACTGCGTCCATTGGCTGAAATACGTCGACCTGTATTGTAGTTTAAATACAGCATCGTGTTGTGGTCACGTTGGGCTAACAAGCGCTCCCCAATACCGCCATAATGTGCATTTGACCAAGTAAGATGGTTCATACACAAACCATGGGCCAAAATTACGATACGCCCTGCAAGTTCCCCTTGTTGGATTGCACCGTAGTGATCATATAGCACCATGGGTAAGGCGAGGGGGCTATGCTGTTTAAGTAGATAATCCCCAAAAATCCCATTCAAAATTCCAACCAAAAAATGTAGGCTTGGGGTGAGTGGTTTTTCGTGAAGGGTAGGATATTTTTCAATAATATGACGTAAACTTGGCGCTAAAAAACAGCTACCGTATTTTTGTAAAGCGCCATAAGAAAGCTGATATGCCTTTTGCACAAATGGTCGTTTTTGAAAGTTTTTTGCATTTTGTGTGCTCACACCAAACGCATTTTTTAATACTTCAATATTAATAACTTGAATTAATTCATGTACACCATTTAAGCTGGTACTGAACAGTTGAGCTAAACCTTCTAATACGTCTGCCTGACTAGGTGGCGTACGATCCCATTTACAATAAGTTTCATGTAGTGGTGTTAAGCTCGGCATATCTTTTCCCCATGTACGTTATAACCGACGTTTTAAGCTGTACTTTTTATCAACGGCAGTAAACGTTTCCATCTTAGTAGTTTAAATAACACATGTTTTTAAAATACTGATGAATGGTTAGTTGAGTGGTTTTTCTTGTCTAACAATAGTGTTTTTATATACAAACTGAGAACAAAAATGTGAGTTTATTCTCAATTTAGAGGGAAATATATGAATATTATCTACCTCCATGGCTTTAATAGTAGCTCTCTTTCAATTAAGGGGCTAAGCCTGAAGCAGTATTGTAGCGAATTGGGTATAAATGTGCATTTGCCAGATTTAAATAGATCTCCCGATCTAGTGGTAGAGCAAGTTTCAACACTTATTGAATCTTTACAAGACGTGGCTTTAGTCGGTAGTAGCCTCGGGGGATTTTTTGCGACATATTTTGTCGCGAAATATAATATTCCGGCTGTACTGATTAATCCTGCTATGCAACCATGGAAGCTGTTTGATGAGTTATTTCAAGTTGAAAGCATGCCCTATGTGGTGAATGATCAATGGTCAATTGACCATATTCAGTTACGACAGTTACAACAACTTGAACTGAAACAACCTGAAAATGCTGACAAAATACTCGTCTTGTTGCAACAAGGCGACGAAATTTTGGATTATCGTCAAGCACAACGCTATTATAGTGCTGCAACGCCATCCTCATTGATTTTGACGGATGCTCATGGCAATCATGCTATGGAAGATTTTGAAGAAAAATTACCGTTAGTGATCGAATTCTTTGCGCACACCATCAAATAAGGAAAACGTACAACGTGACACAATATACGGCTCAATCGCTTGAAGTCCTTTCTGGTTTAGACCCTGTTCGTCGTCGTCCAGGGATGTATACCGATACGACTCGACCTAACCATTTAGCCCAAGAAGTGATTGATAATGCTGTTGATGAAGCATTAGCTGGTCATGCCGACAAGATATGTGTCACGGTTTATAAAGATGGTTCATTGTCAGTTGAAGATAATGGTCGTGGTATGCCTGTCGATATTCACCCTGAATATGGCCAAAGTGGTATCGAAATCATTTTGACCAAGCTGCATGCCGGTGGTAAATTCAGTACCGATAATTACCAATTTTCAGGTGGTTTACATGGTGTGGGGATTTCGGTTGTAAACGCTTTATCAACACGTGTTGAGGTTGAAGTTCAACGTCAGGGTAACCTATACCAAATGGCTTTTGAGCAAGGTGAACCAGTAGCACCTTTAGCCGTTCTCGAAGGTAAAGCACCAAAACGTGCGACAGGGACAACGGTACATTTTTGGCCAGAAGCGAAATATTTTGATAGTCCAAAATTTGCTTTAAAAGCTCTTAAACACAATTTAAAAGCCAAAGCAGTTTTAGCGGCTGGCTTAAAAATTATCTATATCGATCAAATTAACGATGAAAAAATCGAATGGCAATTTGAAAATGGCCTCGTTGATTATTTGATGGATGAGTTGCAAGATCGCGAAATCTTGCCAAATCCTGCTTTTGTGAGTAATGGTCAGGCAGATCGGGCGGCATGTGAATTTGCAATTTGTTGGAATGTAGAAGGCGGTGAGCAGGTTCAAGAAAGTTATGTCAACCTGATTCCAACCGCGCAAGGCGGTACTCACGTGAACGGTTTGCGCTCAGGTGTAACTGAAGCGTTACGTGAATTCTGTGAGCTACGTAACTTGTTGCCACGAAACCTTAAACTTTCGGCAGAAGATGTTTGGGATGGCGTGAACTATATTTTATCGCTCAAGTTCCAAGAACCGCAGTTTTCAGGTCAAACCAAAGAGCGTCTTTCGAGTCGAGAAGCATCCAATATTGTTTTAAATATTGCTAAAGATGCTTTCGCACTTTGGCTAAACCAACATGCTGAAATTGCCATGCAACTGGCAGAAATGGCGATTTCTAAAGCAGGTCGTCGTTTAAAAGCAGCAAAAAAAGTCGAGCGTAAAAAGATTGTTTCTGGCCCTGCTTTACCGGGTAAATTGGCTGACTGTGTTGGTCAAACTCGTGAGGACAGTGAGCTATTCATTGTCGAGGGTGACTCTGCGGGCGGTAGTGCCAAGCAAGCCCGTGATAAAAACTTTCAGGCTATCATGCCAATTCGTGGAAAAATCTTAAACACATGGGAAGTTTCTTCAGATGAAGTCTTGGCTTCTCAAGAGGTTCACGATATTGCAATTGCGATTGGTGTAGATCCGGGCAGTGATGATTTATCTGAACTACGTTACGGCAAAATCTGTATTTTGGCCGATGCGGACTCGGACGGCTTACACATTGCGACTTTGCTTTGCGCTTTATTTGTTAAACACTTTCCAGCATTGGTTGAAGAAGGACATTTGTATGTGGCAATGCCACCATTGTTCCGTATCGACATTGGCAAAGATGTCCATTACGCGCTGGATGATGATGAACTTGAAACTATTTTGAAAAATATTAAAGGTAATCGTAATCCGCAAATTACCCGATTCAAAGGGTTGGGTGAGATGAACGCGATTCAACTACGTGAAACCACGATGGATCCTAATACACGCCGCTTGGTTCAATTAGATCTTGATGATGCCCACTTTACAGCAGGTTTACTCGACAAATTACTCGCGAAAAAACGTTCGGCAGATCGTAAGCAGTGGCTTGAGCAGAAGGGTAACTTGGCTGATATTACTGTTTAATTAAAGTGTGCAGGATAATTTTTTATAAAATTATCCTGCACCTGACAACTCATATAATTTATTTCAAATAACTAATTTATAAGTAGTTTTCCTGATTTTAGGCATATCCTTTATCTTTTGATGGCCATACTTCTAAAAAAGCTGTCTTATTCTGTTCTTTAAAGAACAAATGTTTTCCTTTGACGGTTGTTTATCCCCTCTGCTGCTAACCATACACTTCATATAAATCATCGTTATGGTGTTTCAGTCATCTCAGTTTTTCCATGAATTTATGTAATTAATTTGCAAAACGTATTGGAACAGGATGAAAGGGAATTTAGTAATACTTTAGCTCTCTTTACATCTTATGTGGTGACTCATCGCTAATAGGTCCTTGATCAGAAATTGGCTAAATCTGGTATAGCCAAAGAATGATTAAAGCGCCTGCACACCATCTTTAAATATGAAAAGGAAAAAGCTATGGATCTCCAACTGAAAGGTAAAACAGCTATTGTAACTGCGGCAACAGCAGGCATCGGTCTAGCAATTGCCAAAACTCTAGCTAAAGAAGGAACTGATGTCATCATTACGGGCCGTACCCAAGACAAATTGGCAGCGGCGGTAGCTGAGATAGAAGCAAATGCTCCCTTGGGCAAAGTACGTGGGTTTTTAGCTGATCTTAGTACATCAGAGGGAGTTGAGACATTAATTTCACAACACCCTTTCACCGATATTTTGGTAAATAACTTAGGATATTATGAAGCTAAACCATTTACTGAGATTACAGACGAAGACTGGTGGCATATGCTTAATGTGAATGTTATGTCAGGTGTGCGCTTATCTCGTCACTACTTTCCAAAAATGTTAGAAAATAATTGGGGAAGAGTGATTTTTATGTCGAGTGAGGTAGGAGCATTCACACCACCAGATATGGTGCATTATGGCGTAAGTAAATCTGCTCTATTGGCTGTATCACGTGGAATGGCCGAGTTAACAAAAGGCACGGGAGTTACGGTGAACAGCGTACTTCCTTCTGCAACACGTTCCGAAGGTATCATGGACTATTTACGTCAAACTGCTCCTCGTCCCGACATGACAGATCAACAAATTGAAGCACATTTTTTCGAGACATATCGTCCAAGCTCATTGATTGCAAGAATGATTGAAGCTGATGAAATTGCATCTATGGTTGCGTTGTTGGCAAGTCCTTTGGGATCAGCATCTAATGGGGCAGCAGTTCGTGTTGAAGGCGGAACCTTCCGTTCCATTCTGTAATACTCAAAGCTTAGGTTGGCGTTTGAAGTACACGACTCTGTTCTTACGCGACCATTGGCATTTTGATCACTAAATTAAAATAGACAGATTTGTCTATTTTAATTTAGACAGTAATTTTTATAGCTTCCGGAAATTGAAAAACATCACAATTCGCTCCACCTCCAATTCGATCGACCACTGCAAAATCACTTGGTGCCTCAAAGGTAAGCAAAGGATGATGCCATGTGCCTGCTCGATAATTGATACTTTGCTTCCCATTTGAAACAAATGCACATAGCTTTGAAATGTCGGGTGTATTCTCGTCTAAAGCGGGCGCCACAATAATTAAAAACTTTTGTTGCTGTAATGGAATAAATGCCTGAGACCCCTTTGGATGGCGCTCTAGCATTGAAATTTCCAGAGGTAGTACACTGGCCTTAATATTACGGAAAATACTAATTCCTGCTTTCGCTTCTCCCTCAATTTCAGTTTCAACGAGTGCATGGTAGCGCTCGGTGTGGGCATCATTAATATGAAAAAAGTCATGCCCGTCACAACAAATAACTTCTCCGAAGGGCTGAAAATTTTCAATTGTTAAAGGCTGAATTTGAATATTATTCATGATCATGACTTGGCAATTTTTCCCCATAAACGAACACGGCTAATGCCACCATCTGGAATCATGTTAATACGAATATGCGAGATTTTTTCATGTTGTAAAATCTCATTCACATATTCATGAATATGATCCATTTGCATCGGTTGGGCTTCTAGTAAGTAAGACCAGAACATACTTTGAGGAATTAACTGTGCATCGGTTGGATTTTCAAGGTAAACCGCCTGAATAGAAACCTCAGCAGGGAAGTTCCCTTTAAAGTGAGCCGTATCAATTTCAAGTTTCTCAATTTTTCCGCTTTTACCGAGCGCAAGAATACACCAGTCATAACCTGGTGCTCGGCGGCGTTTGGTTTCCCATCCATCCCCCATGTTGACGCCACGGCCTGGGTTAATCAAATTACGTGGATGTCCAAAATGCGCATCGCTATAGGCAACTACACGGCCACCATTTTCGAGAGCCAATAAATCGAGAGTTTGTTCGCTGTCAGTCACTTGAATATGAACATCACCATAGACACGTAAACGGGCAATACCGCCATCTGGGAAAATATTGAGGCGTATATGAGTGAAAAGTGCATCATTATTGACCATGAAAATATGATGCTGGCTTGGGCCGAGTTCAGTATTTGTTAAAACACTTTCCCATTTTGCCCCTGTCAGGTCCCCATTTGGTGCATAGCATGCTTCTAATGATGCAGAAGCTGGATAATTTCCTGTAAAAAAGCTGGTATCGATATCAAGAGCAGTGATTTTTCCACTCACCCCTAGTTTTACAATACACCAGTCATAGCCCGCATGACGCTTACGGCGGGTTTCCCAACCGTCCATCCATTTGCCATGATCATCAAATTTATCTTCAACAAAAATAGGTGTTTCAAATTGCAGCATACGCTTTGCTTCTGCAAAGAAATCATCTGAACACTCAATGACTTGTGCACCAATTCGGGCATCTGCCAAATTAGTTTTAGTATTCAAAATTTCAGGAAGTTCAAAAGCTGGAGCATGCAATGTTGCCATAATGGAGTATCCGTATTTCTTGTTAAAAACATGATTTTTCATTTAAAACTGCACTCACACTGAGCGTGCCGAGACGAGTTTTGTACCTAAATATATAAGCATGGTGCATGCCAGTTTTGTGGAAAAGCAAAATAATTTTTGAACGATGGCATGTTTTTAGCATAAGCACCCTATAGGTCAATATCTATAGGAGCGTGTTATGAATGTGGTGATTATTGGTGCGGGAATGGGAGGTCTAACCACAGGTATTGCATTAAAAAAATTTGGTCACCAAGTCCGCATTTTCGAACAAACTGAAAAAATCCTTCCTGTCGGTGCAGCAATTTCGTTATGGTCAAATGGTGTGAAATGTCTGAACTATCTGGGATTAACCGAGAAAATCGCCAAACTTGGCGGACAAATGGATGACTTAGCCTATGTAGATGGTTTAACTGGCGATGTGATGACACAATTCAGTTTATTGCCATTAATTGAAGAAGTAGGCCAACGACCTTATCCAGTGGCACGTGCTGATTTACAAAATATGCTCATGGATGAATTTGGCCGTGATCAGATTTATTTAGGCAAAAAAATGGTCCGCCTTGAAGACAAAGCTGATTATGTCGAGGTTCATTTTGCAGATGGCAGTTCAACGCAGGCTGATCTATTAATTGGGGCTGACGGTACCCACTCACTTACACGGACCTATGTGTTGGGCCAACAAGTACAGCGCCGTTATGCGGGATATGTGAACTGGAATGGCCTAGTTGAAATATCTGAAGATTTAGCACCAGCCGAGCAATGGACGACATATGTGGGGGAAGGCAAGCGTGCGTCTCTGATGCCGGTTGCGGATGGTAAGTTTTATTTCTTTTTAGATGTGCCTTTGCCAGCAGGTTTAGACAATAATCGAGATGACTATAAAAAACTTTTAGAACAATATTTTGCTGATTGGTGTTTGCCAGTACAGCAACTCATTGAGCGCTTAGACCCGCAAAAGACCAATCGGGTCGAAATACATGATATTGAACCGTTCACTCAATTTTATAAAGGTCGCGTGGTGATTTTAGGGGATGCTGCACACAGCACGACACCTGATATTGGCCAAGGCGGTTGCCAAGCGATGGAAGACGCAATTTATTTAGCGCGTTCTCTGCAAATTAATACTTTGGGGCTAGAGGATGCTTTGCGACGCTATCAAAATAAACGTAATGAACGTGCCAATGAATTGGTACTTCGTGCACGCAAACGTTGTGATGTGACCCATATGAAAGATGAAGCTGTTACCCAAGCTTGGTATGCGGAGTTACGCCGTGAACAAGGCGGACATATTATGCAGGGGATTATTAGCAATATTGTGGGTAATCCACTCGATTAAAAACAAAAACAGCAAGGATTCTTCCTTGCTGTTTTTTATGCTTCTAAATAAAAATTTTAGAAGTGGTATTTAACCAATGCACTAACGTTATTTTCGTCGGCACCTTTAATACCAAATTTGTTATTCCACACTGAGTGCTCGATACCTAGGTATAAACGTGTATCAGGAGAAATGTGTTTACCTACATTCCATTTCCATTGAGTTGTCCAGTTCAACTCGCTTGCATGGTCATCTTCAGCAGTTGACCAGTCAAGGAAACCATCTACCAAGAAATCTTCAGATCCTAATTTTAATGGAATGCCGTAAACGAATGTCATTTGATAATCGTCGTCAGTTTTCTCATTATTGGCACGGTAGAAGTTTAAATTCGCATATTGGAAATATGGGATATCTAAATCAACTGCGAAGCCATAAAGGAAGTTGTCGAAGTTGTTGCCGTTTTGAGAGTTACTCTCCCAAGTGGTACTAATCAACACATCTTTTACTGGGCCATATGCCAGTTTTTTACCAGATACTTCACCTAAACTTAAACGTGGTGATAACTCAAAATAAGTGCTTTTATAGTCATCTTCGCCACGCATGCGGTCTAAGAAGAAAAATACGTCAGCATATTTAACTTTCGCTGTATATTCCAAAGTAATCGTGGTTTCTTTCTCATCTACAACTTCATAGTTTTCACCATAAAGTCCAGTCACGCTAAAATCTTGCCAAATTGGTTTCGCCTGAACCATGGCAGTTGCAGATAACAAGGCACAAGTCGCCGCAAGTTGCTTTAATTGCATTTAAATGATCTCCCCCCAAATAAAGCACGCTAAGGATACAGGGTCTTAAGCAAAAATGAAGCCAAATTTGATCAACGGTTAAAAAAAAGCCCACCGAAGTGGGGCGCTAAAAAGTAAATCTTTAATGGGTATTTCTTGTATTTATTGTTTGGCTTAAATGTGGTGTACGCGAACTGCGAAATGAGGGTAAATGATTAAATAATAAATTCAACAAGATAGCAAAAATACATGTTGAACTAATACCTGAGTGAAATAATGTTTGTACCCAAACTGGGAAATGGGCATAAAACTCATGGTTAATAATTGGAATCATCCCTGCTGATAAAGCAGTTGCCACAATAATCAAATTTTTCTGATCGTTATAATCTATTTTTGCCAAAGTACGAATTCCACTTGCTGCAACCGACCCAAACAAGACCAAACCTGCACCACCAAGTACGGGCATTGGAATCGCGGCAATCAAACGACCCATAATAGGGAGTAGGCCCAAAATAATCAGAATCACACCGCCTGCTGCGACTACAAAGCGGCTTTTGATGCCTGTAATCGCAACCAGTCCAACATTTTGAGCAAAAGCACTTTGCATGAATGAATCAAAGATAGGCGCAAAAGCACTCGAAAACATATCTGCACGAACGCCATTGGCGATCCGTTTTGAATCGACTTCAGTTCCTACAATGTCTCCGACAGCAATAATATCAGCTGTGGTTTCCGTCATAATCACTAAGGTCACGATCAACATCGATAAAATTGCACTGAGCTCGAAAGTTGGTAAACCAAATGCAAATAAGTGTGGGAATTGCAGCCATGCCCCTGAACTCACCTGACTAAAATCACCAAAACCCATAAAGTAGGCAAGGGTAGTACCAGCAACAATAGCCAACAAAATTGATAAACGACGAATGCTTGCTTGCGGCAGCATATTTAAAACAATCACAATGCATAAGGTCAGCAGGGCCAAAGAGATATTTTCTACGCTACCCCAGTCAGGCGCCTTGTTGTTGCCACCCATCATCCAGCGAATTGCAACTGGTAGCAAAGACAATCCAATAATCGTGATGACGCATCCAGTTACCACGGGTGGAAAAAAACGAATAATTTTTGAGAAGTAAGGCGCAAGGCATAGTCCAATCAGAGATGCAGCAATGACCGCGCCGTAGACAGCAGGCAAACCACCGCCTGTGGTGATAATGGCAACCATGGTGGCTACACCTGCAAAAGACACACCCTGTACCAGAGGTAATTTTGCGCCTAAATATTTGGTTCCGATTGTTTGGATTAGGGTTGCCAATCCACCTACAAATAGAGCCGCTGCAATGAGCATTCCGATTTGTGCTGAGCTTAAGCCAGCTGCCGTTCCAATAATCAAGGGCGGGGCTACAATGCCACCATACATGGTCAGCACATGCTGTAAGCCGTAAGCAAAACTTTTGGAAATTCCTAAATATTCATGCTCTGGAGAAATCGCATTTTTTTGCTGATGGTTCATATTTTTCTCCTATTTATATTTGAATTAACTACCGCGATAAGTGGAGTAAGCAAATGGGCTGATCAGTAATGGAATGTGATAATGCTGATTGACGTCTTCTATAAAAAATTGGATACAAACACGTGGGAAAAAAGTTTTGACTTGTTGTGATGAAAAATAAGGTGCAATTTCAAATTCAAGTTGATAAGCGCCTTCACCTAAGTCTTTTATTCCAAAATTACTCACTCGACCGTCTTGATTGGTAATTGCAGTCGCTATCAGCTCATGAGTTTCTGCATGAAACAACTTCACTTCTACCTGTGCAGCTGGTTTACCTAAATTCGTATCTAAAATATGAGTGCTGATCATGCTTGTATTTCCTGAGATAGGCGTAATAGAGCAATCGCTGCGAGTTGCCCATGTACAATTGTTTTTTCAATAGCCAAGTCATTTTGTAGACGTTCATGTAGTTTTTTTAAAATTTCATCACTACTGAGGCCTGCCGCTTTAATTAAAAAAATAAAGCCAAACTTTTGTTCATAATCAAGGTTGCCTTGTAGCAGAGCTTGTTGTGTTTGTTCATCTAAAGAAATGCCAGCTTGTTCCTGATTTGAAAAATGCTGCTCTTTTGCATTGAGTTGTTTTTTAGCTTGGCGTTCACCAATTTTTGGATGGGTTGCTAAAGCAGTTTCAATGTCTTGCCATGACCACATTTGACTTAAATTTTCTGCATATTCCAAAAGAGATGCTTTTGTTGAATAGGGGCGTTCTGAAATAATTTTTTCGGCCCATGCAGGAATATGGACGCAGTTGTTTAACAGAGTCTTGAGTTGTTCTGGTGAGGCTTGATTAAACTCGACTAAAAACACTGTTATTCCTAAACTCGTTAATGTGATATAGAGTTTTAGCAATAACAGTGCCAAGAGTGATTTGTAATTCGCTGATGAATTTGGAAAATTAAAAATCAATTATTTAGTTATGTGATTTTTATACCAATGCTGCGCAATATCCTGACGACGACATATCCAAACACGATCATGCATTTGAATATAGTCGAGGAACCTTTGTAGCGCTTTAAAACGGCCTGGTCGCCCTAAAATACGGCAATGCATTCCAATTGACATCATTTTTGGTGCAGTTTCTCCTTCTGCATACAACACATCAAAACTATCTTTTAAATATTGAAAAAACTGTTCTGAGCTATTAAATCCACCCGGCGAGCAGAACTTCATGTCGTTACATTCCAAAGTATAAGGAATAATGAGATGAGGGCGTGATGCACCAGCTGTATCGGTGAGAGTCGTCCAAAAGGGCAGGTCATCGCCATAATAATCAGAGTCATATTGAATTTGCGGAAATTCTGCAAGTAACTGACGTGTATTCGGGCTGTCACGTCCGGTGTACCAACCTGTCACTTTATTTCCAAACAAGTTTTCTAAAACAGATAAAGCCTGTTCGATATGCTGCTTTTCAACTTCCCTATCGGTATCTTGATAGTGAAGCCAACGGTAACCATGAGAAACCACATCATAATCAGCTTCCTTAATCGCCTCCACAATATAAGGATTGCGGGCAAGCGCCATAGCTACTCCGAAAATGGTCATTGGAAGTTTGCGCTTTTGGAACTCATTATGAATGCGCCAAAAACCAGCACGTGAACCATATTCGTACATAGAGTCCATCGACATATGTTTCGCCGGGTAACTTGCTGCACCAATAATCTCCGATAAAAACTGTTCTGAGCCATCGTCGCCGTGCTCAATATGTTTTTCGCCACCTTCTTCATAATTAAGCACAAATTGCACTGCAACCTTGGCATTGTTAGGCCATTTAACC
This genomic stretch from Acinetobacter pittii harbors:
- the parE gene encoding DNA topoisomerase IV subunit B → MTQYTAQSLEVLSGLDPVRRRPGMYTDTTRPNHLAQEVIDNAVDEALAGHADKICVTVYKDGSLSVEDNGRGMPVDIHPEYGQSGIEIILTKLHAGGKFSTDNYQFSGGLHGVGISVVNALSTRVEVEVQRQGNLYQMAFEQGEPVAPLAVLEGKAPKRATGTTVHFWPEAKYFDSPKFALKALKHNLKAKAVLAAGLKIIYIDQINDEKIEWQFENGLVDYLMDELQDREILPNPAFVSNGQADRAACEFAICWNVEGGEQVQESYVNLIPTAQGGTHVNGLRSGVTEALREFCELRNLLPRNLKLSAEDVWDGVNYILSLKFQEPQFSGQTKERLSSREASNIVLNIAKDAFALWLNQHAEIAMQLAEMAISKAGRRLKAAKKVERKKIVSGPALPGKLADCVGQTREDSELFIVEGDSAGGSAKQARDKNFQAIMPIRGKILNTWEVSSDEVLASQEVHDIAIAIGVDPGSDDLSELRYGKICILADADSDGLHIATLLCALFVKHFPALVEEGHLYVAMPPLFRIDIGKDVHYALDDDELETILKNIKGNRNPQITRFKGLGEMNAIQLRETTMDPNTRRLVQLDLDDAHFTAGLLDKLLAKKRSADRKQWLEQKGNLADITV
- a CDS encoding GPI inositol-deacylase, whose protein sequence is MPSLTPLHETYCKWDRTPPSQADVLEGLAQLFSTSLNGVHELIQVINIEVLKNAFGVSTQNAKNFQKRPFVQKAYQLSYGALQKYGSCFLAPSLRHIIEKYPTLHEKPLTPSLHFLVGILNGIFGDYLLKQHSPLALPMVLYDHYGAIQQGELAGRIVILAHGLCMNHLTWSNAHYGGIGERLLAQRDHNTMLYLNYNTGRRISANGRSFSNLLEDLVQRNPRITSIDIIGHSMGGLVSRSALFYGKQNMYQWIHMVENLVCIGSPHHGAVLERFGFTIQDKLGAFPFVGLLGQLVNIRSNGILDLRHGSVRDDDWEYMDARIGMMDDNRAPAPLPSHINTFLVAGTLEFEKVRNKALTVIGDYLVSVKSALGEHPNPRFQLKVPDSHKAVFYGLNHFEIQYHSSVAEQITRWLYPHINDYVQDGIQTHIIDMPNYTLEDLEGIVET
- a CDS encoding YqiA/YcfP family alpha/beta fold hydrolase; this encodes MNIIYLHGFNSSSLSIKGLSLKQYCSELGINVHLPDLNRSPDLVVEQVSTLIESLQDVALVGSSLGGFFATYFVAKYNIPAVLINPAMQPWKLFDELFQVESMPYVVNDQWSIDHIQLRQLQQLELKQPENADKILVLLQQGDEILDYRQAQRYYSAATPSSLILTDAHGNHAMEDFEEKLPLVIEFFAHTIK
- the uraH gene encoding hydroxyisourate hydrolase; its protein translation is MISTHILDTNLGKPAAQVEVKLFHAETHELIATAITNQDGRVSNFGIKDLGEGAYQLEFEIAPYFSSQQVKTFFPRVCIQFFIEDVNQHYHIPLLISPFAYSTYRGS
- the uraD gene encoding 2-oxo-4-hydroxy-4-carboxy-5-ureidoimidazoline decarboxylase, with amino-acid sequence MFLVEFNQASPEQLKTLLNNCVHIPAWAEKIISERPYSTKASLLEYAENLSQMWSWQDIETALATHPKIGERQAKKQLNAKEQHFSNQEQAGISLDEQTQQALLQGNLDYEQKFGFIFLIKAAGLSSDEILKKLHERLQNDLAIEKTIVHGQLAAIALLRLSQEIQA
- a CDS encoding nucleobase:cation symporter-2 family protein — encoded protein: MNHQQKNAISPEHEYLGISKSFAYGLQHVLTMYGGIVAPPLIIGTAAGLSSAQIGMLIAAALFVGGLATLIQTIGTKYLGAKLPLVQGVSFAGVATMVAIITTGGGLPAVYGAVIAASLIGLCLAPYFSKIIRFFPPVVTGCVITIIGLSLLPVAIRWMMGGNNKAPDWGSVENISLALLTLCIVIVLNMLPQASIRRLSILLAIVAGTTLAYFMGFGDFSQVSSGAWLQFPHLFAFGLPTFELSAILSMLIVTLVIMTETTADIIAVGDIVGTEVDSKRIANGVRADMFSSAFAPIFDSFMQSAFAQNVGLVAITGIKSRFVVAAGGVILIILGLLPIMGRLIAAIPMPVLGGAGLVLFGSVAASGIRTLAKIDYNDQKNLIIVATALSAGMIPIINHEFYAHFPVWVQTLFHSGISSTCIFAILLNLLFNHLPSFRSSRTPHLSQTINTRNTH
- the hpxO gene encoding FAD-dependent urate hydroxylase HpxO, coding for MNVVIIGAGMGGLTTGIALKKFGHQVRIFEQTEKILPVGAAISLWSNGVKCLNYLGLTEKIAKLGGQMDDLAYVDGLTGDVMTQFSLLPLIEEVGQRPYPVARADLQNMLMDEFGRDQIYLGKKMVRLEDKADYVEVHFADGSSTQADLLIGADGTHSLTRTYVLGQQVQRRYAGYVNWNGLVEISEDLAPAEQWTTYVGEGKRASLMPVADGKFYFFLDVPLPAGLDNNRDDYKKLLEQYFADWCLPVQQLIERLDPQKTNRVEIHDIEPFTQFYKGRVVILGDAAHSTTPDIGQGGCQAMEDAIYLARSLQINTLGLEDALRRYQNKRNERANELVLRARKRCDVTHMKDEAVTQAWYAELRREQGGHIMQGIISNIVGNPLD
- the allA gene encoding ureidoglycolate lyase; amino-acid sequence: MIMNNIQIQPLTIENFQPFGEVICCDGHDFFHINDAHTERYHALVETEIEGEAKAGISIFRNIKASVLPLEISMLERHPKGSQAFIPLQQQKFLIIVAPALDENTPDISKLCAFVSNGKQSINYRAGTWHHPLLTFEAPSDFAVVDRIGGGANCDVFQFPEAIKITV
- the tsx gene encoding outer membrane protein OmpK, encoding MQLKQLAATCALLSATAMVQAKPIWQDFSVTGLYGENYEVVDEKETTITLEYTAKVKYADVFFFLDRMRGEDDYKSTYFELSPRLSLGEVSGKKLAYGPVKDVLISTTWESNSQNGNNFDNFLYGFAVDLDIPYFQYANLNFYRANNEKTDDDYQMTFVYGIPLKLGSEDFLVDGFLDWSTAEDDHASELNWTTQWKWNVGKHISPDTRLYLGIEHSVWNNKFGIKGADENNVSALVKYHF
- a CDS encoding SDR family oxidoreductase; the encoded protein is MDLQLKGKTAIVTAATAGIGLAIAKTLAKEGTDVIITGRTQDKLAAAVAEIEANAPLGKVRGFLADLSTSEGVETLISQHPFTDILVNNLGYYEAKPFTEITDEDWWHMLNVNVMSGVRLSRHYFPKMLENNWGRVIFMSSEVGAFTPPDMVHYGVSKSALLAVSRGMAELTKGTGVTVNSVLPSATRSEGIMDYLRQTAPRPDMTDQQIEAHFFETYRPSSLIARMIEADEIASMVALLASPLGSASNGAAVRVEGGTFRSIL
- the alc gene encoding allantoicase — protein: MATLHAPAFELPEILNTKTNLADARIGAQVIECSDDFFAEAKRMLQFETPIFVEDKFDDHGKWMDGWETRRKRHAGYDWCIVKLGVSGKITALDIDTSFFTGNYPASASLEACYAPNGDLTGAKWESVLTNTELGPSQHHIFMVNNDALFTHIRLNIFPDGGIARLRVYGDVHIQVTDSEQTLDLLALENGGRVVAYSDAHFGHPRNLINPGRGVNMGDGWETKRRRAPGYDWCILALGKSGKIEKLEIDTAHFKGNFPAEVSIQAVYLENPTDAQLIPQSMFWSYLLEAQPMQMDHIHEYVNEILQHEKISHIRINMIPDGGISRVRLWGKIAKS